In Chlamydia gallinacea 08-1274/3, the sequence CACTTCCTTCAATGAAGCTTGTTCTTCTTGATTTTCAATAGATAAAAGATCTGCATCGGGAAGAAGAATAACTCGAGAAAAATGAGGATTATCCAAAAAGTATTTTCGAATCAATTTCTCAAGATATTTAGGATCCTGTAACTTCTCACGAAGTTCTGTAAATAAACTATGAATACGCAACCCATCCTCAGCATTTCCTCCGTGCTGTTTTAATAAACCAGAGCGGAAAAATAGGGACAACCCATAGGGTAAAGAATATCCTGAAATTTCTTTACGATTTAACTCTAACTGATGAACGGCAGCATCAACAAGATGTTGAGGAATTCCCTCTCGAATTATCTCTTCTAAACAAGCAAAAATCCAAGATTCTAACTTTTGTGCTCCTCCATGGGAACAGCCCTTACATACAATCGTTACAGGAACTTCTCGGATCTCCCCATCAATCCCCATATCCGCCTGTTTACAAAATCCAGATTTCAACAATCGAGATTTTAAGGGTGCAGCATCTGTACCCATGAGAACAATATCCAATACATACAGAGCTAGTAACTCCTGCTGATCCAATATAGAACAGGTTAGCCAAGACAAACCAAAAAGTACTTTATCCTGATTATGGTTATCTGAAGGATATTTCAAAATGTTTCTTACTGGCTCCTTAAATCTCTTCTGTAAAGGGACCAAAACTGTTTGTTTTTCTAATTTTCCTACATGTCTAAGTAACTTTTCTTCCAAGAAATCAAGATGTCGTGAAGGCTTAATATTGCCATAGAAATAAAACAAGCAGCGCCCTAGGGTATACTGGCTCTGATGAAAAGAAATGATACTGTCATGAGACAACGTAAGAATGTCTTTAGGATTGCCTCCTGAATTTACTCCATAAGTAACTGAAGGGAACAATGCAGAATTTAATGCTTCTGATAATCGTGCTTCGCCCGACATCATTGCCCCTTTCATTTCATTAAATACAATTCCCGTATGCGTCAAAGTATTTTCAGAAGTAAATTCGTACCTCCAACCTTCTTGTAAAAAGCTATTTTCTGTAAGTAAGGGGTAAAAAACAGCATCAATATACACACTAAGTAAATTATAAAAATCCTCAGGAATTTGCGATGCTGCGGGGTAACAAGTAAAATCTGCTCCTGTAAATGCATTCATGAATGTATTTAAGCTACGCCGCGTCATAGAAAAAAAGGGATCACGGACAGGATAATTTTTTGATCCGCATAAGACCATATGCTCTAAAACATGCGCTACTCCATTTGACGTTTGAGGGCATGTTCTAAAGCAAATATTAAACACATTCTCATCATCATTATTAATGATCATCATGATAGAAGCACCTGAAGGCCTATGTTCAATCTCAAGTAATTTACTCTCGATTTCAGGGAGTTCTTTGCTTAACTTAATGACAAAATTTCTATAGGTATCTCCAACCTTCATTGACCTAAATCCCTTAATATACCGTCAGGTCTTCCTACTATTTTTAAATCGATAAGATTAATGGTATGCTTGTGCCTTTAACTTCTAGCAAAACAAAGTTAATTTAACTTAGGTATTATTTTCAATAACTCCTAGGAAAGTTATGAACAATAACCTACAATCTTTTGAAAGTTATTACAAATACATTTTCACAGAACTTTCTCATTTTTTCTATATCTGCTGATCTTCCATCTCACATGGATTATTGAATGAAAAAGAATATAATAATCCTACTTAACAGCACAATACCATGAACTTAAAGAACCATCTGGATAGCAGACAACAGATCTTCCTAGTGTTTCCAACACCTTGCTTACTATCCGTAAAAAAGCAACCATATAATAGAATTCTTTATTGCCGTTTTCTTCGCAATAGATTGAGAAAAAACGCCCAATATCTGAGGCGCTATTCTTAGCGTAAACTAAGAATATACAAACTAGGTTATTCGTCTGGTTTTAAAACAATAAAGCGAATGACTTCTCCCTGAGACACCATAAGTAGGATATTTTCATTATGCTGATCTTTTAACACAGTGCTTAGTTCCTCTACAGAAAATACTTTCTGTCTATTTACAGCAAGAATGATTTGCCCTGGAGCAATCCCTGCAGAGCTTGCTGGCGACCCAGCTTCTACAGCTACAATCAGAACACCCTTCGTATCGGGAGAGATCCCTAATTTCTTTGCTGTTTCCGCATTTAAATTTTGTACACGAATGCCTAGTCGTTGTAACGAGGCCACTCCATCTTCTTGAGGAGCTTGAGAAATCACTACAGGAATTTCAATAATCCTTCCTTCACGTACAACCTTAAGCAAAACACGAGTATCTGGATCTGTGAGAGAAATAGCATTACGGAAAGCACTAAGAGATTCAACCTCTTTACCATTATAAGCGATGATTACATCCTCTTGTTTCAATCCTGCTTTATAAGCAGGAGAACCTTTAACTACATCCGTAACTAAAGCTCCATAAACTTTCTCTAACTTATAACAAGCTGCTAACTCTGCATCTATAGGTTGAAGGGTAACACCTAAAAAGCCTCGAATTACCTGACCATCACTAATTAACTGATCAATTATTCTCTTAGCCATTACGCTAGGAATAGCGAAACCAATGCCTATGTAACCACCACTACCACTTACAATAGCTGTATTGACTCCTATAACCTTTCCATCAATGTTTAGGAGAGGTCCTCCTGAATTTCCTGGATTAATTGCAGCGTCTGTCTGAATAAAATCTTCAAAATCAGCAATATGCAACTGATTTCTCCCCTTAGCGCTAATCACACCCACTGTCACCGTAGCCTGCAATCCAAAAGGGTTACCAATAGCAATGGCCCAATCACCTACCTTCAAATCATCAGAATTCCCGAAATTTAAGTAGGGAAGATTTTTTGCATTAATTTTAATCACAGCTAAATCTGTTTTAGGATCGAGTCCTACAACTTTAGCAGAATACTTTTGACCATTGTGTAGAGTAACATGAATTTTCCCTGTATCTTCAACCACATGGTTATTCGTTACTACATACCCATCTGAAGATACAATAAAACCCGTTCCTCGCACGGCTTCTTTAGATATAGGGCGTTCTTTTTGCGAAGGCAAACCAAAAAATCGATTAAAAAATTCGTCATTAAAATAATCAAAAGGATTGTCATAAGGTCCCTTGCGCCCAGGAGTAGGCTGTACAGAACGACTACTTTTGGGAAAACTTTCAATATACACAACTCCTGGAGTTGCTTGTTCAGCAACTCTAGAAAATCCTCCAGAAATCTCTTTTAAAAGCATTTCTTGAGGCACTTCAGATACACGGCTATCCTTTTTCCCAGCAGCAAATCCTAGAGGAGAAGGAGAAATACTTAAACAACTTATTACAGCTAATACTATATATAATGGCTTCTTTATCATACTTTTCTTCCCTACCTACGATAAGCTCCTGACTACTTGTACAACCATGGAACCTTCACGTGTACGAGATCTGAATTCTTTGCATTCAGAGAGTTTCAAATTCAAATCTACTATTTTATAAACTTTTTTAGAACAATGATGAAAAGTAAATTATATTGCAGGCAGAGATTACTACAATGATTTTTCTCTTAAAAATTTGAAAATAACAGCAGCTATTTTCTCACAACCATGCTAATAAAATCCTCTAAATGCGAATAATTTACACTGACAAGTCTAGAATCTATCAACTACAATTATGAGAGGAACGCAAAACTTCTTCTACTGTCTCTCCAATACAAGCTGGGGATTCTACTACTGTAACCCCAGCACTCCTTAATGCTTGTTTTTTGCTTCGTGCATCACCACGATTTCCAGAAATAATAGCTCCCGCATGTCCCATACGCTTTCCTTTAGGAGCTGTTTCTCCTGCAATGAAAGCGACAACAGGCTTGGTGCAATGCTTTTGAATCCATTCTGCAGCTTCTTCCTCGGCACTTCCTCCAATTTCCCCAATCATCAAAATAAGATCTGTTTGAGGATCATGTTGAAACTCCTCAAGAACATCAATAAATGACGTTCCATTCAAAGGATCCCCACCTATTCCTAAGCATAGGCTTTGCCCTATACTCCTTTGAGTGAGTTGCCAAACTGCCTCATAAGTTAAAGTCCCCGATCTTGAAACAACTCCCACATTTCCTGGAAGATGGATATACCCGGGCATAATACCAATTTTATAGGCGCCAGGTTTAATAATACCTGGGCAATTCGGCCCAATAAGTCTTGATGAACTCCTACGCATGACATTACTTACTTCAAGCATATCTTTAACAGGAATCCCTTCCGTAATACATACAATAAGAGGAATTTTCGCTTCCTCAGCTTCAAGAATCGCTTCTGCAGCATAGGCAGGAGGAACAAAGATGAGAGTTGCCTGACAATTAGTTGCTCGTTTTGCCTCCAAAACAGAATCATAAATTGGTAGATTCAAATGCACAGTTCCTCCCTTCCCGGGAGTGACTCCACCAACAAAATTTGATCCATAAGCTAAGCATTGTTCGGTATGAAAAGAACCAGCTTTTCCTGTAATACCTTGAGTAATTATAGGGACATTTTTACTTAACGAACAAAACATAAAACTTCCTAAATGTATTTACTCAATGCTACGGCTAATTTTGCACCTTCATCCAGAGAATCCGTGAATTGGCAAGAAATCCCTGAGCGCCGTAGAATTTCTTTTCCTTGCTCCGAATTTGTTCCTTCTAAGCGTACAACTGTAGGCAAGCTATTTTCTCTTTCTTGCATCACAGCCACAAGCCCCGAGGCGATCTCAGAGCAATTCATAATTCCTCCAAAAATATTAATAAACAGGACTCTAACATTTTCATCTGATAGCACTAAAGAAATTGCTTTCTGAATTTGTTCTTCTGAAGCACTCCCTCCAATATCCAAGAAATTAGCAGCTGACCCTCCATGAATTTTCAGAATGTCTAATGTACTCATTGCCAACCCCGCACCATTAACCAAACAACCAACGTTCCCATCTAGAGAGATGTAAGAAAGGCCCATCTGTTTGGCAAGAACATCTCGAATATTTTCTTGAGAAGGATCATACAAGACTTCTAATTTAGGATGACGGTATAAAGCATTGTCATCAATGGTCATTTTAGCGTCTAAAACAAAAAGATTTCCCTCTGTAGTTAGGACTAGAGGATTAATTTCTAACAAAAAAGCATCGTTATCATAAAAACACTGGATTAACTTGTGAATTAACTGCGTCCCTTGTTTCCCTAGCTCTCCCTCCCAACGCATGAACTTAAGAATTCTTCGCATTTGATAATTATATATACGCGCATAAGGAGAGAGAAAAACAGTTAATAATTGCTCTGGAGATTTGATTGCAACCTCTTCAATATCAATTCCACCTGCTTTGGACAATATGATGGCTGGGCAACGATGTTTTCTATCTACATAGATAGCGATGTAATACTCAGTGGCAATATCAACTAAAGGTGTAATTAAAACTTTCTCTACGGGCAGAGCCTCCCCAGAAGTTTGATCGCTAACAAAACGCATCCCTAGCAATTGTCGAATAGCATCTTGAATTTCTGTCACAGAGCGGGCAATCCGAACTCCTCCATTCTTTCCTCTTCCTCCCGCATGCACTTGTACCTTAACTACCCCAGAGCTTATACCCATTTCCTGAATAACGTCCTCACTCTCTGAAAGAGAAGATAGTACTCGGTAGGGAGGAGTAGGGATCTTGTAAGATACGAGTAAATCTTTAGCTTGATACTCATGAAGGTGCATAAATAGTCCTTTAAATTTTCCTTTTTATCTTGTATCATTCTTTTTACTTCAACTAACTTTGCTCTAATCAATGTTTAAATTCTTTAGTAGCAAGATTCAGTCTTTATTTAAAAAAGCTCCCTCTAAGGACCTCTTAGAATTAACAGAAAGTTTATTCTATGAAGCAGACTTTGGTTCGGAACTCACCGAAGAGTTATGTTCTCGGATGCACAAGTGCCGCAAGCCTAGCGAAGAAACTCTCAAAGAGCAAGTGACTTCCCTTCTCAGAGACACATTAGAAAGTCTTCCTGTAGAGCAGAGTCCTGACCAATCTTTTCCTCGGGTATCTCTCATACTTGGTACCAATGGATCAGGGAAAACTACAACAGTGGCGAAACTGGCGCATTATTACCAATCTCGTTTAGAAAAGGTCATGATCATTGCCACGGATACTTTTCGTGCTGCGGGGATGACGCAAATGCGCTACTGGGCAGAGAAATTGCATTGCGGTTTTGTTTCAGGGAAACCCGGAGGCGATGCTGCAGCTATCGCTTATGACGGAATTACTTCTGCTCTTTCTCGAGGCTATGATCGTGTCCTTATTGATACTTCAGGCCGCCTCCATACACATACTCATCTTCTTCATGAATTATCTAAACTTGTATCTGTATGCAATAAAGTACTTGCGGGTTCTCCCCACGAAAAATTTATGACTGTGGATGCGACTTTAGGAGGAAATACTGTAGATCAAGTCCGCACTTTCCATGAGATGATTCCCCTATCAGGAATTATCCTTACTAAAGTTGATGGCTCCGCTAAGGGGGGAACGCTATTTCGTATTGCGAAACAACTAAAAATCCCCACTAAATTCGTTGGCTATGGCGAATCCATGGGGGACCTTGAAGAATTTCATCTTGAACGATTCTTAGAAAAACTATTTCCTACTTAAAATGATTGAAGAATCAGCTTAATTTCTTCTTCCTGAAGAAGAAAAAATTTGCAAAAGGTACCAAAATACCATAATTACATTACAATACATCTTTAATGCTAAGATCAAAGAAAGCTTATAGCTCAAATCTCCATCATTTCCTACAGTTTGGGAAACTTTGCGAATCGTTTGTGCATCCACTACTGTTAATCCTACAAACATAAGTAGTCCTATGTAGCAGATGAATAAATAGAACACGGGCATATAAATAAACAGAGAAACTATAGCAAATATTCCTGATACTAGAACGAACCCTACTAATCCTAAAGTTAAAATTTTACTTACTTGAGTTAAGTCTGTTTTTGTAAATGCTCCATAAGCAGCTGCTATACCAAAAATCAATCCTGCAGAGCCAAAAGCTGCCCATACGACATTTCCACCATAATGTAGGGCATATACGGGGACAAGGGTCCCAAAAAATAATCCTTCTAACACAGAATAAGTGACAAATAACCCTGCAACTGCAGGAACAGAAAGCTTATGAATCTTAGCATTGATGTAGAATGATACACCTAAAGTCGCAAGACACCAAATCCACCAAAGGGAAAATAAGCTCCGGTATAATCCAGAAAAATACAATCCCAACGCTACAAAAGTCGTTATTGCAAGGCCCGCAGTCATCCAACCATATACTCGAGATACAAATGTACCCGACATACGGGATTCTTGTGCATAATCACGATCGTATAGTCCCATAGAACCTCCTATACTCACATAAATTAAAAACTTACTTTATTTATTAAATCCATAGTAAAGACTACCAAAATTAATTACTATTACCAAAAACATTAATAATAAAACAATCTTCCCGCCAGGAACTAAATGCTTTCCTTTATAACTATGCTTACCATAACGACCTTTCCATACCATCAACAAAGGGAAAAATCCAATAATCAAAGCTGCCCCCACGCCCCCTGCGTAATGTAAACATTTTAATACAATCTCGGGATAACACATTGCCCAAGCCAGAGGGAGAATGATTGTTACACAGAATATAGAAAAATTATGTGTCTTTTTATTCCAACGCAAGGCATCGGCCAAAAAATCCATTAATCCCAAAGCAACACCTA encodes:
- a CDS encoding DegQ family serine endoprotease, translated to MIKKPLYIVLAVISCLSISPSPLGFAAGKKDSRVSEVPQEMLLKEISGGFSRVAEQATPGVVYIESFPKSSRSVQPTPGRKGPYDNPFDYFNDEFFNRFFGLPSQKERPISKEAVRGTGFIVSSDGYVVTNNHVVEDTGKIHVTLHNGQKYSAKVVGLDPKTDLAVIKINAKNLPYLNFGNSDDLKVGDWAIAIGNPFGLQATVTVGVISAKGRNQLHIADFEDFIQTDAAINPGNSGGPLLNIDGKVIGVNTAIVSGSGGYIGIGFAIPSVMAKRIIDQLISDGQVIRGFLGVTLQPIDAELAACYKLEKVYGALVTDVVKGSPAYKAGLKQEDVIIAYNGKEVESLSAFRNAISLTDPDTRVLLKVVREGRIIEIPVVISQAPQEDGVASLQRLGIRVQNLNAETAKKLGISPDTKGVLIVAVEAGSPASSAGIAPGQIILAVNRQKVFSVEELSTVLKDQHNENILLMVSQGEVIRFIVLKPDE
- the sucD gene encoding succinate--CoA ligase subunit alpha; amino-acid sequence: MFCSLSKNVPIITQGITGKAGSFHTEQCLAYGSNFVGGVTPGKGGTVHLNLPIYDSVLEAKRATNCQATLIFVPPAYAAEAILEAEEAKIPLIVCITEGIPVKDMLEVSNVMRRSSSRLIGPNCPGIIKPGAYKIGIMPGYIHLPGNVGVVSRSGTLTYEAVWQLTQRSIGQSLCLGIGGDPLNGTSFIDVLEEFQHDPQTDLILMIGEIGGSAEEEAAEWIQKHCTKPVVAFIAGETAPKGKRMGHAGAIISGNRGDARSKKQALRSAGVTVVESPACIGETVEEVLRSSHNCS
- the sucC gene encoding ADP-forming succinate--CoA ligase subunit beta, giving the protein MHLHEYQAKDLLVSYKIPTPPYRVLSSLSESEDVIQEMGISSGVVKVQVHAGGRGKNGGVRIARSVTEIQDAIRQLLGMRFVSDQTSGEALPVEKVLITPLVDIATEYYIAIYVDRKHRCPAIILSKAGGIDIEEVAIKSPEQLLTVFLSPYARIYNYQMRRILKFMRWEGELGKQGTQLIHKLIQCFYDNDAFLLEINPLVLTTEGNLFVLDAKMTIDDNALYRHPKLEVLYDPSQENIRDVLAKQMGLSYISLDGNVGCLVNGAGLAMSTLDILKIHGGSAANFLDIGGSASEEQIQKAISLVLSDENVRVLFINIFGGIMNCSEIASGLVAVMQERENSLPTVVRLEGTNSEQGKEILRRSGISCQFTDSLDEGAKLAVALSKYI
- the ftsY gene encoding signal recognition particle-docking protein FtsY, whose product is MFKFFSSKIQSLFKKAPSKDLLELTESLFYEADFGSELTEELCSRMHKCRKPSEETLKEQVTSLLRDTLESLPVEQSPDQSFPRVSLILGTNGSGKTTTVAKLAHYYQSRLEKVMIIATDTFRAAGMTQMRYWAEKLHCGFVSGKPGGDAAAIAYDGITSALSRGYDRVLIDTSGRLHTHTHLLHELSKLVSVCNKVLAGSPHEKFMTVDATLGGNTVDQVRTFHEMIPLSGIILTKVDGSAKGGTLFRIAKQLKIPTKFVGYGESMGDLEEFHLERFLEKLFPT
- a CDS encoding Bax inhibitor-1/YccA family protein; this translates as MGLYDRDYAQESRMSGTFVSRVYGWMTAGLAITTFVALGLYFSGLYRSLFSLWWIWCLATLGVSFYINAKIHKLSVPAVAGLFVTYSVLEGLFFGTLVPVYALHYGGNVVWAAFGSAGLIFGIAAAYGAFTKTDLTQVSKILTLGLVGFVLVSGIFAIVSLFIYMPVFYLFICYIGLLMFVGLTVVDAQTIRKVSQTVGNDGDLSYKLSLILALKMYCNVIMVFWYLLQIFSSSGRRN